A DNA window from Streptomyces sp. 71268 contains the following coding sequences:
- a CDS encoding cysteine dioxygenase family protein: MNSDVQIAGDWLDIPHLLPPVPAHPSTVSGFARLARTIAADRASWAPLVDYDATSRWYHRLRTGPGYEVWLLSWVPGQGSGAHDHGRSSGVFTVLRGRLTERTAYGQRTLGPGAQHVVAPGYAHDVVNDSLEPAVSLHVYFPGLTDMPFHSDQPGHSAAGEAALAATAHAPEQRSTATAVLGAGGN; encoded by the coding sequence ATGAACAGCGACGTCCAGATCGCCGGGGACTGGCTCGACATCCCCCACCTGCTGCCGCCGGTCCCCGCCCACCCGAGCACCGTCTCGGGCTTCGCCCGCCTCGCCCGCACCATCGCCGCCGACCGCGCGAGCTGGGCCCCGCTGGTCGACTACGACGCGACCAGCCGCTGGTACCACCGGCTGCGCACCGGCCCCGGTTACGAGGTCTGGCTGCTGAGCTGGGTCCCCGGCCAGGGCAGCGGGGCGCACGACCACGGTCGCTCCAGCGGCGTCTTCACCGTCCTGCGGGGGCGGTTGACCGAGCGCACCGCGTACGGGCAGCGGACTCTGGGCCCCGGCGCGCAGCACGTGGTCGCGCCCGGCTACGCGCACGACGTCGTCAACGACTCCCTCGAACCCGCCGTCAGCCTGCACGTCTACTTCCCCGGCCTGACGGACATGCCCTTCCACTCCGACCAGCCCGGCCACTCCGCCGCCGGCGAGGCGGCCCTCGCGGCCACCGCGCACGCCCCTGAGCAGCGGTCCACCGCCACGGCGGTGCTCGGAGCCGGCGGCAACTGA
- a CDS encoding WhiB family transcriptional regulator: MTELFQQLLVEEADEELGWQERALCAQTDPESFFPEKGGSTREAKKVCLACEVRSECLEYALAHDERFGIWGGLSERERRRLKKAAV, from the coding sequence ATGACCGAGTTGTTCCAGCAACTGCTGGTCGAAGAGGCGGACGAGGAGCTCGGCTGGCAGGAGCGCGCACTGTGCGCTCAGACCGATCCTGAATCGTTCTTCCCGGAAAAGGGCGGGTCCACGCGCGAGGCGAAGAAGGTCTGCCTCGCCTGTGAGGTCCGCTCCGAGTGCCTCGAATATGCCCTCGCGCATGATGAACGCTTTGGAATCTGGGGCGGTCTGTCCGAACGTGAACGCCGACGACTCAAAAAGGCCGCGGTCTGA
- a CDS encoding glycosyltransferase family 2 protein, producing the protein MSVHSQPAASYPAASTEFAPTHSGAASATPEFPRHVVTAVLVSHDGARWLPDALAGLFGQERPVQYAVGADTGSADASAQLLTDALGQERVLHLARRSGFGTAVDEAVRTAPVLTPDQLPYLRRPSGWDPATRTWRDDAYDMPELPHGEPVQWLWLLHDDCAPEPTALAELLRVADASPRAAVIGPKLRSWYDKRQLLEVGVSIARSGRRWTGLERREQDQGQHDQVRPVLAVSSAGMLIRRDVWDELGGFDARLPLMRDDVDLCWRAQALGHQVLVAPDAVLRHAEAAARERRPIDCVGRAGRTAPADGGERGSALRRLAPRASSPHRVDKTGAVYALLANTRGALLPYVFLRVVLGTLLRTLGYLVGKAPGQAVDEFAGLCTVLLRPERVLAARRARGRPAVAASELRPLFPPPGATVRATVEQLASGLGGRSEPETASGGRHGAVESGPGGDDADFLEVEQFVRLKRVARKPGPVLFVALLLISLVACRDLIGGGSLAGGALLPAPGDVSDLWARYTDTWQPVGVGSAEAGPPYLAVLAALATLFLGSTGFTLTLLLVCSVPLAGLSAYFASRPLIGSRLLRAWASVAYAFLPATTGALASGRLGTAVLAVLLPLMARAAVAAAGLTLPRGAGGAARQAPSWRAVWAYALLLTFTMAFTPVVWPIAMVTGAGVLVLRGARGGVGQLLAYGTRFLAVALTPLLVLAPWSLSLLTHPGRLFDEAGLDHATGEASALELLTLTPGGPGAPGALLMVGVLLAALAALLRSERQLAVRAAWVAALTGFLFAALAGGDHWAGPATLVYGLALLCAGLVGAEGARARVAEQSFGWRQPVAALIALAAGLGPLIAACAWMLGGADGPMERRDPVQVPAFVAEEARTRDQARTLVLDGSAARVDYILVRGSGARLGDAEAATEAGSDQRLDSVVANLVAGSGADQTTELGGYAVRYVLVRDSAPRQFARVLDTTPGLTRLSQQDGSALWRVDQRVSRVAVMPPAKADAGAGDATAVPVPVAAGPVSAHGTVPDGPEGRVLRVADEAAPGWRATLDGQELKRTTVDGWAQGFELPATGGRLSLTYETPTSHTLWVWAQGLLAVVLLVLALPGRRREMDDDLPAADAPAAPTAAAPGAPTGAPGPGDGDVATPVAGEGRRARRLRAAAEAAGTPHPGAPEPGAAPAPDGAGPGWGPPDTSGPPAPPLPPVGTRAPGTPRHPRPPRPATRP; encoded by the coding sequence ATGTCCGTGCACAGCCAACCGGCGGCCTCCTACCCGGCCGCGTCCACCGAGTTCGCGCCCACCCACTCGGGCGCGGCGTCCGCCACGCCCGAGTTCCCGCGGCACGTGGTCACCGCCGTACTCGTCTCCCACGACGGAGCCCGCTGGCTGCCGGACGCGCTCGCCGGCCTGTTCGGCCAGGAGCGCCCGGTGCAGTACGCGGTGGGCGCCGACACCGGCAGCGCCGACGCCTCCGCCCAGTTGCTCACCGACGCGCTCGGCCAGGAACGGGTCCTGCACCTCGCGCGCCGCAGCGGCTTCGGTACGGCCGTCGACGAAGCGGTGCGCACGGCCCCGGTGCTGACGCCGGACCAGTTGCCGTACCTCAGGCGACCCAGCGGCTGGGACCCGGCCACCCGCACCTGGCGCGACGACGCGTACGACATGCCCGAACTGCCCCACGGCGAACCCGTGCAGTGGCTGTGGCTGTTGCACGACGACTGCGCCCCCGAACCCACCGCCCTGGCCGAGTTGCTGCGCGTCGCCGACGCCAGCCCGCGGGCGGCCGTCATCGGCCCCAAGCTGCGGAGCTGGTACGACAAGCGGCAGTTGCTCGAAGTCGGCGTCAGCATCGCCCGCAGCGGGCGCCGCTGGACCGGCCTTGAGCGCCGCGAACAGGACCAGGGCCAGCACGACCAGGTACGGCCCGTGCTCGCCGTCTCCAGCGCCGGCATGCTCATCCGGCGCGACGTGTGGGACGAACTCGGCGGCTTCGACGCCCGCCTCCCGCTGATGCGCGACGACGTGGACCTGTGCTGGCGCGCCCAGGCCCTGGGGCACCAGGTGCTCGTCGCCCCCGACGCCGTGCTGCGGCACGCGGAGGCCGCCGCGCGCGAGCGGCGCCCCATCGACTGCGTGGGCCGCGCCGGCCGCACCGCCCCCGCCGACGGCGGCGAGCGGGGTTCGGCCCTGCGTCGCCTCGCGCCCCGCGCCTCGTCGCCGCACCGCGTCGACAAGACCGGCGCCGTCTACGCGCTGCTCGCCAACACCCGAGGCGCGCTGCTCCCCTACGTCTTCCTGCGCGTCGTCCTCGGCACCCTGCTGCGCACCCTCGGCTACCTGGTGGGCAAGGCCCCCGGGCAGGCCGTGGACGAGTTCGCCGGGCTGTGCACCGTCCTGCTGCGCCCCGAGCGGGTGCTCGCGGCGCGGCGGGCGCGTGGCCGGCCCGCGGTGGCCGCGAGCGAACTGCGCCCGCTGTTCCCGCCGCCCGGGGCCACCGTCCGGGCCACCGTCGAACAGCTCGCCAGCGGCCTCGGCGGGCGCTCCGAACCGGAGACCGCGTCCGGCGGCCGGCACGGGGCCGTCGAGTCCGGACCCGGCGGCGACGACGCCGACTTCCTGGAGGTCGAGCAGTTCGTCCGGCTCAAGCGCGTCGCCCGCAAACCGGGCCCGGTGCTCTTCGTCGCGCTGCTGCTCATCTCCCTCGTCGCCTGCCGCGACCTGATCGGCGGCGGCTCGCTGGCCGGCGGCGCCCTGCTGCCCGCGCCCGGCGACGTCAGCGACCTGTGGGCCCGCTACACCGACACCTGGCAGCCCGTCGGCGTCGGCTCGGCCGAGGCCGGCCCGCCCTACCTGGCCGTCCTCGCCGCGCTGGCCACCCTCTTCCTCGGCAGCACCGGCTTCACCCTCACCCTGCTCCTGGTCTGCTCGGTCCCGCTGGCCGGACTCAGCGCCTACTTCGCCTCCCGGCCCCTCATCGGCTCCCGGCTGCTGCGCGCCTGGGCCAGCGTCGCGTACGCGTTCCTGCCCGCCACCACGGGCGCGCTGGCCAGCGGGCGGCTCGGCACCGCCGTACTCGCCGTGCTGCTGCCGCTGATGGCGCGCGCCGCCGTCGCCGCCGCCGGGCTCACCCTGCCGCGCGGCGCCGGCGGGGCCGCCCGGCAGGCGCCCTCCTGGCGGGCGGTGTGGGCGTACGCGCTGCTGCTCACCTTCACCATGGCGTTCACGCCGGTGGTGTGGCCGATCGCGATGGTCACCGGCGCCGGCGTGCTCGTGCTGCGCGGCGCCCGTGGCGGGGTCGGCCAACTCCTCGCGTACGGCACCCGCTTCCTGGCCGTCGCGCTCACCCCGCTGCTGGTGCTCGCCCCCTGGTCGCTGTCGCTACTCACGCACCCGGGGCGGCTGTTCGACGAGGCCGGGCTCGACCACGCTACCGGCGAGGCCTCCGCACTCGAACTGCTCACCCTGACCCCCGGCGGCCCGGGGGCGCCCGGCGCGCTGCTCATGGTCGGCGTGCTGCTGGCCGCGCTCGCCGCGCTGCTGCGCTCCGAGCGGCAACTCGCGGTGCGCGCCGCGTGGGTGGCGGCGCTGACCGGCTTCCTGTTCGCGGCGCTGGCCGGCGGCGACCACTGGGCCGGTCCGGCGACCCTGGTCTACGGCCTCGCGCTGCTGTGCGCGGGCCTGGTGGGCGCCGAGGGCGCCCGGGCCCGCGTCGCCGAGCAGAGCTTCGGTTGGCGGCAGCCGGTGGCCGCGCTCATCGCGCTCGCCGCCGGCCTCGGGCCGCTCATCGCTGCGTGCGCCTGGATGCTGGGCGGTGCCGACGGGCCGATGGAACGGCGCGACCCGGTGCAGGTCCCGGCCTTCGTCGCCGAGGAGGCCCGCACCCGCGACCAGGCCCGCACCCTGGTCCTCGACGGCAGCGCCGCGCGGGTCGACTACATCCTGGTGCGCGGCTCCGGCGCGCGGCTCGGTGACGCCGAGGCCGCCACCGAGGCCGGTAGCGACCAGCGGCTCGACAGCGTCGTGGCCAACCTGGTCGCCGGCTCGGGAGCCGACCAGACCACCGAACTCGGCGGCTACGCCGTGCGCTACGTGCTGGTCCGCGACAGCGCCCCGCGCCAGTTCGCCCGCGTCCTGGACACGACCCCGGGCCTGACCCGGCTCAGCCAGCAGGACGGCAGCGCCCTGTGGCGCGTCGACCAGCGGGTGTCCCGGGTCGCCGTCATGCCGCCCGCGAAGGCCGACGCCGGCGCGGGCGACGCGACGGCCGTCCCGGTCCCGGTCGCGGCCGGCCCCGTCTCGGCGCACGGCACCGTGCCCGACGGGCCGGAGGGCCGGGTGCTGCGCGTCGCCGACGAGGCCGCGCCCGGCTGGCGGGCCACCCTCGACGGCCAGGAACTCAAGCGGACCACCGTGGACGGCTGGGCCCAGGGCTTCGAACTGCCCGCCACCGGCGGCCGGCTGTCCCTCACGTACGAGACGCCGACCAGCCACACGCTGTGGGTGTGGGCCCAGGGCCTGCTCGCCGTGGTGCTGCTCGTGCTCGCGCTGCCCGGGCGGCGCCGCGAGATGGACGACGACCTGCCGGCGGCCGACGCCCCGGCCGCCCCGACGGCCGCCGCCCCCGGAGCGCCGACCGGCGCCCCCGGCCCGGGCGACGGCGACGTGGCGACGCCCGTGGCCGGCGAGGGCCGCCGGGCGCGCCGGCTGCGGGCCGCGGCCGAGGCGGCGGGCACGCCCCACCCCGGCGCGCCGGAGCCCGGCGCCGCCCCCGCCCCCGACGGCGCGGGCCCCGGCTGGGGCCCGCCGGACACCTCGGGGCCGCCGGCCCCGCCCTTGCCCCCCGTCGGCACCCGCGCCCCAGGCACCCCCCGCCACCCCCGGCCGCCCCGCCCGGCGACCCGACCGTGA